TCAACAGCAAATGAGGTGTAATGGAAAGTATCCATGCTGTTTTCCTGCTCGTGCTGGTAATCGCAGCACCAATCGCCCCACTATTCAACCGCAAACAAGCAGGGCATCGCCACGAGCATCACTACGAGCCTGATCAGACCGTTTCCAGAGAACGTAAACGAAAGCAAACACAATAAGCCTTCAGCCCTAGTCTGAGATTAAGGCTTCAATTTTTTAGGATTGAAATCCATAACCTACAATCCCTATCTCCCAAATTCGAACGATCTGACTCTCGTCATGGGTGGAACGATCCGCCAGGCTGGGGTTAGCTGCGAAGGGCTTCCCTATGTGATCGTCAAAAGTCAGGGCAAAACCTTTTATTTGTTTGTTCAATCCGATGCTGAATGTAATGGGGGAGGTTGCTTGAGCATCACTGAGAGATCGAGGTGCAATTCCTGAAAGTCTTTACATCACGATTCAGGAGCAGCTTGAGCATCACCCTACCTGGGATATCAACAGCTTTTTCATTGCTGTTCTCTGACTCTATTTTCAGCGAACAACCCAATCAACCTCTGAAATACCTCGAATTTATCTGGACTCATTGTTAGAGCGATCGCCACAAACTCCTTTCACTTCTTGATAAGACCCTTCAAGCACTAGAGATTTTTGGCATGAGGTTATGATGAGTGACTTATATCTCGATACATCAGCCCCAAATATCAGCCAGTGTCAACGGCATCTCGTCAATGCTCTAAGTAGCATTGGTATTCATTCCCAGCTTCAAGATCAACGAAAGATTCTTTTGAGTGGAAGTATAGCCGCTACTACTTGAACCAGCAACGAGGAATAAACTGGCAGTTTCTACTCGAGACCCCATCGAGTTTGCTGCCGCCACGCTACTTGTTGCTAACGAGCAGATTAAAGCAACCCTGTATGGGAGGTAGCCATGCAAAAAT
The sequence above is drawn from the Trichocoleus desertorum ATA4-8-CV12 genome and encodes:
- a CDS encoding DUF2811 domain-containing protein, which encodes MRDRGAIPESLYITIQEQLEHHPTWDINSFFIAVL